The sequence CGGAATTCTCCTCTACCGTCCCGGTACATGATGCAATTGCGCTCCCGATCCGGCTACGTTTTCCTCTTGAGCATTATCATGGTGGGTGCCATCGCTGTGGCGACACTGGGATCCCTGCTCATGATCGGCGTCGGTTCCCTGCAGATCGGCGGAACCGTGCAGCAGTCGGAACAGGCGCGCTCGCTCGCTCAGACCTGTGCGGAACGCGCACTCCGGTCTTTGTGGGAAGATGGCGCCTATATCGGCTCCGAGGAATTCACCTTTGCAGAGGGGACCTGCGCGATCTGGCGCGTGGGGGGGTCGGGGAATGAGAATCGTTCCCTCTGTACTGAGGGCAATGTGGGGTCGACCGTACGGCGTTACGAGATCCTGCTCCAGCGTGTCCTCCCCTCCATTCAGGTCTATGCCTGGCGCGAGGTGGAGCAATTCACTGCCTGTGCTTTCGAATGATGCATTTCTCCCCTCAGCGCCGGCCGGGTACCACGCTCGTGGAGCTTCTGCTCTTCCTCGCCTTTTTCGCCGTGGTGGGGGGGACTGTTGTTTCCATTCTCTTCGCAACGAGCGACCAGCGTGCGCGCCAGCAGACCATCGTATCTGTGGAGCGTACGGGACTCCAGATTCTCCAGAGCCTGCGTTGGCGCATCGAGCATGCCGAGCGCATTTTCGATCCCGCGAACGGGGCGACTGGGGCGATCCTCGCGCTGCAAATGGCATCAGAATCGGACCATCCTCTCATTGTGGGCCTCGAGGACGGTGCCTTGGTTCTGGTGCTGCGCGATACCAAGAAGACACTCACGACGGAGGGCATGACTATTACACATTTCACGGTCCGCAATACCTCCCCCGCCAGCACACATCCGAGCGTTTTGATCTCATTCGACCTCACTCAGTCGTATCCGCTCCCTTCTGCTGCCGTTCCCGAGTACACCCGGAATTTCGAGATGCTCGTCTCGCTCCTTCCCAAAGACCACACAGTGGGTGACGACTGCGGCTGTGCAGCGCCATCATGCCAGGGGGCCATCTATCAGTGGGAGATCTGTTCCGGGACCAGCTGTTCCGCAGCGCCGATCACTCTGCCGTGTCCTGCGCTGTAGCGATTGCAGACTCTTTTTTTTGACCGTCAATGCAATCGTCTCGTGCGGAGAGAAAAATTGTTACACTGTTGCGGAGCATTCAGAGTGGAGTGCTCCTCCTCTTCTTTTCTATCTCTTCCCCATTTTCTTCTATGAAACTTCGCCTCTCCCGAGCAGGGTTCACGCTCATTGAGCTCCTCCTCGTCATTGGGATCATCGCGATCCTCGCTTCCATCGTCATCGTGGCCATCAACCCCACCAAGCAGATGGGTGATGCACGCAACGCACAGCGCCGCAGCGATGTGAACACCGTTCTGAACGCGGTTTATCAGTACGCCATTGATAACAACGGCACCATGCCGGGCTGTCTGGCATCGGGTACCGGAGGAAATATCTGCGTGAAGGGCTCTTCCTGCACGGGTGTGACAGGTGGCTGCGACCTCGATTCACTCACCACGTCGTACATCGTGGATCTGCCCACAGATCCTTCTGGCGCAACGGGCAATGACACGAACTATGATGTTGCCATCACCAGCGGACGCGTAACGGTCTCGGCTCCCGAAGCCGAGCAGAGTCAGACCATCAGCGTGACACGCTAAGGAGGAAGTCAGACTGTCCACTCGACCCCGCATCTACTCTTTCAGGAAAGGGTGCGGGGTTTTCGTTTGGAATGCGATAATTTGCGGGTGAATCGACCATTGTGAGTATTATATAAATATGGTATAATCACTATTCAGATACACAACTATGCAGGCTCCCCTTGCTCCGCCCCGGCCGGACCCTCCGCGCACATCTGCACGTGGTGAAACGCAGCGGCGCACAGGATTCGGCATGTCCATCTTCTGGCGCACCATGCGCCAGTTCGCGCTCCTTGCCACCTTCTCGGTCGTGCTCTTCTCGGGTGCGACGGCAATCGCCGCACGGCCGCTGCCGGCATTCCTGGGCTCGCTCTTTCTCCTGCTCGGAGTGCTGGTCTTCACGCTCGCGGTGGCGCTGGCGTACTTTCTCGCACGCGGGCTGACAGGCCCCATCGTCTCGCTCAGCCGCCGCGTGGCGCGCCTGGGGCCGGATCACTGGTCCTATCAGCCTGCAGAGAACACCACCGACGAAGTCGGCACGCTCGAAGCCGTGGTGGCGGATATGGCGCATCGTCTGGAGCGAGGCTATCTCTATCTGCAGGGTGAGGTGGAGAAGCGTACGGCGGAGCTCAAAGAGCAGTACCTCAAAGACCGGACGATCCTCTCATCCATCCACCACGGAGTGATCGTCACCGATCCTCAGGGAAGGGTGATCGATGCCAATCCCGCAGCCGTGCAGATGATGGGGCAGAGTCGGCTCGAAGAAATCCACGGGCGTTCTGTTGTTGAGGTTCTTCGTCTCTCTCATCACCACCAGTTCCTCCCAGAGCAGGAACACCCTGTGATGCACTGTCTGAAGTCCCGCACCGAAGTCCGCCCGCACCCGCAGGAGCAGAGCAGCCTGGAGCGCCCCGATCACTCGCGCATTCCGGTCATGCTCATCGCCAGCCCCCTCCTCTCTGAAGATCAACTGCTCGGGGTGGTCGTGGTGTTCCACGACGTGACCGAGGAACGCAAACTGGACTACATGAAGTCCGAATTCATCTCTCTGGCTTCCCACCAGCTCCGTACACCCCTCTCGACGATCTC is a genomic window of Candidatus Peribacter riflensis containing:
- a CDS encoding multi-sensor signal transduction histidine kinase translates to MQAPLAPPRPDPPRTSARGETQRRTGFGMSIFWRTMRQFALLATFSVVLFSGATAIAARPLPAFLGSLFLLLGVLVFTLAVALAYFLARGLTGPIVSLSRRVARLGPDHWSYQPAENTTDEVGTLEAVVADMAHRLERGYLYLQGEVEKRTAELKEQYLKDRTILSSIHHGVIVTDPQGRVIDANPAAVQMMGQSRLEEIHGRSVVEVLRLSHHHQFLPEQEHPVMHCLKSRTEVRPHPQEQSSLERPDHSRIPVMLIASPLLSEDQLLGVVVVFHDVTEERKLDYMKSEFISLASHQLRTPLSTISWYVELLQTDDRDKLTETQKAYVDEMHVAGQRMARLIDALLHVSRLEGGGITPMKQNVDLVALIRDVAEDERALAKDRKISMELRLPSGLTLVTDPTLVQIILHNIISNAVKYSEAGDSIGISLSQTEETVAVTVQDTGVGIPEKEQRYLFTRLFRASNATKVDTTGSGLGLYISRMLAEQLKGRISFLSTEGKGTSFMLELPLENPKKPDAPSAEGS